The Musa acuminata AAA Group cultivar baxijiao chromosome BXJ2-2, Cavendish_Baxijiao_AAA, whole genome shotgun sequence genome contains the following window.
gctttcttctctttgggtaattttaccaagtcataggggtGAATCTcaaagatctcatctcttcttgcatggctttaacccactcatttttatgctcatgtagaatagcttcttagtaagtttcttGTTCTCCcctatcagtaagcataacatactcatgtggaggatatttgatagatggttgtcgctctctaatggatcttctcaatggaatctcaactggtggtggtggtgcttattcagttggttcagcatcatcaaatgtaggagtatcatcacttgcattctcaccataatctatttgttcatctcccccatgattatCATGAATTACAGGTGAAGAACTAGACTCAGactctaaggaatataaacagagattttcggcttctcaatattatcattatcatcaaataatttatcttcaagaaatacaacatctttatttctaataatcttcttgttcactggatcccataatctatacccaaactctttatgaccatatcccaagaagatacatgcttttgcctgatTATCAAGTTTGGACCTtttatctttgggaatatgaacaaatgctttacaccaaaatactctcaagtgattataagatatatcttttccttttttatcCTCTCTATGAAATATCACCttttagaggaactgatggagaaagatttatcaggtcaattgaagttctcatagcctcccccaaaatgactttggtaacatggcatgggaaagcatacacctaatcctttctttaatagttctgttcatcctttctaccacaccgTTCTGCTTGAGAGTTTTAGGAATTATTTTCTCAAGCTTGAtatcatggaacctgcaatagttCTCAAAAGGGcccttgtactcgccaccattatctgatcgaacatatTTTAGCTTTCTGTTAGTTTTTCTTTCAACACTgatatgaaactccttgaaaacatcgagtacctgacctttagatttcaaagcaaaagctcaaacttttctagaatgatcattaataaaagtaacaaaataaaaagcacctccaagagttctagtttgcatagtacaaacatcaatatAAACTAAATTAATAACATCTAattttctagatgatggatatgtacgaAAGACAACTTTATGTGTTttttcaactaagcaatgattACAAGATtttagagatgtaccttgcaactttggtaagaactgctttctagcaagagtttgaagtcccttctcgttgatatgactaagcctcttgtgccaaaaatctatactttcacctttctgaattgtattaatctcacctttgtatagcttagcttccatgacataaaaagagttacttCTTTCCTTTtgtcacaattagagaacctttagtgagttctcatttgctttcaccaaaataatgtgcaaagccctcatcataagTCTGCCTATAGATATTAAGTTAAAATGAATATTtggaacatgtcttacatctttgagtatcaatttgctctcaatactgatctccaagcaaatatctccaatacccacaatcttagatgtaccactgtttctcattttgacattaccaaaatcaccagcagtgtaagatctaaagaaatcacaatgagaaataacatgaaatgaagcaccatagTCAATTACTCAGTAACTGTCATGAACTGTAAGAATGATACAaacgtcatcacaaacaatactgatattaccttcagcagcaactgtattggtctatgtctttttctcattttttttcatttcattctgttctcacttCCAAAATCTAcattctttcttcatgtgacctggcttgTTACAGtagaaatatttaatattttttctagacattgatcttcctctataaccatatggatttctgttatgacttcttccatatctttcttaattttcagtaacaaatgcattaAAAGAAGATTCACtccgttctttccttctagcatcttcatttagcaaattatatttaaccatatctatagtagaGTCCCCTGTGGCgtagagttacaaattgtcaccacatatgtttcccaactttctggtaaagagttaagaagtaataatccttgtatttcatcatctatattcattttcatagcaattagcttatttgcaagactctaaaataggcttatatgctcaacaatattaccaccatttttatacttcaaatttacaagtattccgaggagagaaattctatttctcattgtctttttcgcaaagagattttctaacctttgctaaACAACATCAACTCTGATtttatcagaaatatgctcatacaAATTTATATTCATATATCTTCTAATATAGTCAATagattttctatgttgaacttttcattcatcatcgtccatagtaaaaggtttatctttaactttgataggcttatacaaattttTACAATAAAACAAATCTTTCATCATATGCTACaagactaatacaataatataaaatatagtttaaaatattctataaatgatatgacttttattataattcaaatCTCATAAGTCTATCACCTCATACCATCTTGGCAACTACCAGTTAGATAAAACttagaaatataaattaaaataatattcattagattttttaatttaatttatgtctaaacagtttaataataatcataataattattgaacattaatcagtaGAAAAAAAAGTCATATGATAATTGTAATCATGGAATATAAATCAtacattcatataaaaaataaatatttttataattttaaatatatatatatataaataattgaataaatatgcaagaacaataattagattctATTTATCTCATGTTAAATTTTAGCCAATAAGAaacatgagaaaactataaaaggaaACTATAACTTCTATAGTTTTTTCTTACGTGCAATCCTTATACCAAACAATCCTATCCTTACAAGGACAAGACAGACAATTGAGCGATGCGACATAGGAGATAATGTTAGAAAATATTCATTTGTGAGAAGAAATTGAAGAAAAGACTAAAATATTAATACCACGTTGATAAATATTGAGAAAGTCGTGTAACACATATTTAAATCTAActcataatttaattatttatttttttagaacGAATCGATGCCTAACGCAATATATATTAACTTTGAATAATTTGAGTTACATATTTCATCGATGAAATAATTTTAGTTCCTCGATTGTCACATTTGGAAGCATATTTCTCTCCGCTAAGTAGTAGAGCATTCCGATCCAACAGATCTTATCGGAAGTTTATTTAGCACACCAAATAAAAGTTTCCATCAAGAACAGAATCTTGAAGCATACCAAATAAAAAGTAATCATCAAGAAGATAATGTTGAAGCACAATAATCAAGCCACATTGCTAAGTAGCAGAGCATTTCGATCCAACGGGTCTTATCGGAAGTTTATTTAACTTACGAAATAAATGTTTCTATCAAGAACAGAATCTTGAAGCACAACAATCAAACCGAGAGTTCAAATTCCCTAGTCTACTTTGTGAATTCCATGATGCATGTCCCAGCGAACATAGGAAGAGCTTTGAATCCGGAAAACCCGGCATCCATTGCCAGGGCCTGGAACTCCTGCTCCGTTCTCTCTTTGCCCCCGATGTTGTAGGTCGACATGCAGATATCTAACTGGTAGATGTACTGGTCTCTCGGAGTCGCCTCTGGAACTACTGGAAGAATGCATTCCATCACGATCACCTTCCCCTTTTCAGGAAGAGCCTTCCAACAATTCTTCAGTAATTTCGAGCAATGCTCATCGGTCCAATCGTGAAGAATCCACTGCGTTTCCATAATAACATACGATAAGTCGGAATAATCTCACTATaatcatcattcaaaatataAACAATTGATATCCCCGATTGATTTCTTTGTTAATTTAAAGGTTCCATGAATTAAGAAAATGTCTTATACGGAATCAGAATCAATTttcaaggattttttttttgttgcaatagttattgatagaagataaaatttctccaatctctctattctattgaagAAAAATCTTCTattatgttgagaaaaattctcttAAATAGGAAAGGACATATGTTAATATAttgaagtattttttattttttcaattaaACTTCTTCAGTAATCATTCTTGATGTACTGCTGTAATCAATCGAGATCATAGGTGGTTGAAGTGGGACTGTCCATGGTCCCTAATTTATTGGCAGACACATGTGATTGATGCAGAAGCCAAAAGAAAAATAGTCAATGTTGATGCACTGCTGTAATCAATCGAGATCATAGGTGGTTGAAGTGGGACTGTCCATGGTCCCTAATTTATTGGCAGACACATGTGATTGATGCAGAAGCCAAAAGAAAAATAGTGGTAGCATGTTTCACACAGtgatcaaaatatcaaaattgatcaaaTGATTTTGCTACTTTTATAACTTCTTAACATAATAGCTGGTCATATAAAtacattttttatcaaaataattggtaatatatattaaaaaaagataagACTACAACTGTAAAATTGAGTAGAGTTTTAAGTGTAGTTGCACGGAATGAACCCAAGTCACTGATTAAGGTGTTTTTTGCGATATTTTAGGTTACTATGTGAGTCTCAAAATTGTAGGAAAGAGATTGGAAATGATGTCAATCTCGTACAGTTGAAATTGACTTGTGGGTCAACAGGATGGCTGATTGGATTGCTTTCCACAGGGTCGGTCAGGTGGGGTTTGGCGCTCTGCACTGCACAGGGTTGGTCATGTTGGATTTACCTCTTTGGTCGGGCGTCGTTAGCGATTTTGCTCTCAAGATTCATGATAAGAACTTGTCGGTGTCATGATCTTTTTCCCAGGTAAAGGGTCTACAAATTCCTGTCGTCTTACCTTGACAAACCAAATTAGAATTATTGTAGTGATCAGAAGAGTTCATCCTTACCTTGAGGAAAATGGCATCTCCACTGGGAACAGCTTCAAACATGTCTCCGATAACGTGCTGCACTCCTGCAACCAAACATGAACGTGAACGGAGATCCACCAGAGAATAACTCTTCTTCTCAGTTAGGTCGGTTGGTGTTTATGGTCGAAGGGATCAACATAAGCAGACCTGGCAGGGGCTGTGCGCCGGAGATGACGTGCGGGAGGTCTAAGTTGATGCCCTTGATGTGGGGGTGTCTGGAAGTGATCATGCCGAGGGTGGCACCGACGCCACCGCCCACGTCGACGAGCACCTTCAGGTCGTCGAAGCCGCCGTAGGTGCGGAGAAGTTGGTTGACGTTAACGGCGGTGTGGCCCCGCATGGCCTCGTTGAATATCTTGTTGAACCGTGGATCGGTGCCTTGGTAATCGAAAGACGACATCCCGTAGGCGGCCATCACCGGGAGGCCGCCGTCCAAGACCGAACCCTTCAGGTAGTGCCTGCCATCAGAAACTTCAGCGTTTTTTACTGAAACCAAGTGAGTTCTCTCTCCAGTAACGAGTGAGAATAATACCATAAATCCAGGAAGACTTTATCGTGATGCATCAGAAGCAGGTTAGCTAGAGAACCATCCTCATTCTCCGTGAGATACTTGCAGATGGGTGCCATGCGGTACTTCCGCGAGCGGCGATCGTCGGCGCCGGCCTCGACGACGCAGCCGACGATCTTGTTGGCGGCGAGTAAGCGGAGAATCCGATCGACCCAAGCGGCTGCAGCCTCCGGGTTCTCGCTCGGCAGCTGGGCGGCAATCTCCTCGGAGCTCAGTGGAGTGGCTGGGCCAGACTTGACGATGATCTGTAAGAGGCCGAGCTCGATGGCCACCTTGAGGACCATGGGAAGGACGGCGCCGCACGACAGTTGCAGGGCGCGCACGCACGCCTCCTGCTCCTCTTCTGCGGTCAGCTGCAGCACGTCGTTGGTAGCCGGCATATTCCCTATGAGCTGGGAAACAAAGAAGAGCAAGAGAGGAAGGGTATAGAACTTGAGCGTGGATCGGGGGAAGAGGAAGGGGTGTGACTTTATACTGTGCTACAACATCAAGTATAAGATGACGGACAACACACCGATCATCTACGCATTAATATGACAGCGATATGACATACGCAGCCCGTAGtcaaaaaaatgtgtttcacggcATGACAGTGGTAGCACGTACTAATTGATATGACATGCGCAACCCGAAGTCAAAAAAACTTGTGGTTCACGGGCATGACAGTGGTAGCATGTACCACTTACTGACGTGTTTCTCCATCATCCAATGAAGATGACGTTTCTCCCTCCTCGTTATGACACGTTTGGTATCATTCGTATAACGTTGTATCCATGTCTGCATCAGCTTCACGAAACAAACGTGCCGGTCAACTTGAATTGGTCGTGTCGGCCGATTACCACGAGTTAAGTTTCGAGAAAAGATTGATCAAGTCATTCGTACATTTGATTAACCTTTGGGTTGCCTGTAAATACGTAACTTGTGGATCCAGTCGATGTGAACTCATGCGCATGCCATGTCGTTCCGATGATCAAGTTGACAAGTATATTGGAGCTATTAATGAAAGAAAAAATTTTAGTCCTTATCCATCCCTTTcttctaatatatataataacgGATGGACATATTTTTCTTAGAATTACAATATAATAGTGATCATGTGATCAGCCAcgtttaaaaaaaagataaaaaagagaaaaagataaccGATGACtacttgaaaaatatatatttgaatattttaaaaaattgaatAATAAACACGTGAAGTGTTTTAGATATTTGAACGACAGGCATTCCAATTAAGTAGCCTCCAAAACAAGCacctcaaaaataatataaatctatCAAGTAACCTCTAATCATTCCAATCAACCTGATGAACatacataatttagaaatttataGATATCTTTGATAGACTTGAACCCAAAAGGGTTAGGGGTTCAAATCCATCAATCCTCGTTGGAGGAATTGATAAGGTGAAGACCTCTCTCAATTCATTGTGTTTCACACAATATAAATTTACACCACTTATTAAGGAAATTATAATGAAAGAATCATACAATAAATTATTTAGCAAGACTAATATTGATTAGTCTTATAATGTCGCCCTTGAGATTTAAGGATAACTTAATCAAATCACTCGTCATAACATAGGAATggctaaatattttaaattttatttttgttgattACATTAGCCAACACCGTTCCTTATTCGTTGTTAGATATAGTTTGAGCAAAAGGTTAAGCCATCTCGGCACCTAAGACTACGATGCATTCTTGTAGGTTCTATTTGTCTGCGTTTGACACGGTGGATCTCCGCAAAACTGATCCATGTTGGCATGATGTCGGCAAATGAAGAGTCTTGTGATGACCTCATACACTGTCGCTCGAAATTGACATATGTTATCACGTGACAcgaaagaaaagaataaaaaagataattttattatcttttaaattattaatttcatttaattttatataaacttcttGCTCGCTTCAGCTTAGAGGCTTTAACAAGAAACTGCTTCCTTCCCCTCCGGCTGCGCTACTGACCGATTTCCTACTCCCCTCCTCTTTCCATCTTGCTCACCCACGCGGAACTCTACCAGTACGATTGCTGGTCGGCCCTCAAGTACGTCAACGATACCCAGCAGGTCGCGGATGCCATGGCCTTCCTCATCAACCTCGCCAACGTCACTAACGGCGCCACCACCATGGTGGCCACCCGGCGCCGACATCTCGCTCTGGGCCCCATCGCAGACCGAGAGGGATGGGTTCTCGCCAGACGCCGCCTCAGCGTCACCAATCGGAGAGGCCTCTCGGAAGGAGCTCCCGCGGTCGGGGACACCGCCGGAGCGGTTCAGGCGGCGGTTGATGCTGCGCTAATTGACAGGACATACATCTAATTTAGAGCTCCACCTGATGCTTTGCGCATAGTATATCATAAGCCGTAATAACGAAAATGATGTCTTCCCACTGCTATGACTTGCCATGACTTGATACAGCAATCATCACCTACTCCTTCCCAGCGAGGAAACCTTATGGCAGCAAAACCTGTCCCACGCGTGCATCTGAACTCTCTTGGGCATCGACCATGGATGACTGCATTCTCACGCATGCAAATCCCTTGCAGTTTCGATCATAGCTTGTCTCTGTCCTTTGTCACGGATCAAAGTATCCTCGATCACAGTCACGAGATGCTTGACCTCATCTGATTGCAAAGGACAGCATCAAGTGTTCGACTCCTATCGCTTAGTGTAACCGATTCTCATCCGTTTGCTTGTCCATAGGCGAGTGGAGATGGCTTCATGGACCGGGACCTAACCTTCGCCAACACCGCGAGGCCAGACAAGCACCAGGCCGTGGCCTTCCGCTCCGACAGCAACCTCTTCGTGCTCGAGTCGGTGGAGTTCCTCGGCCACCAAGACACCCAAGCTGTCGTTAGCTGCCCCCATGACACAGCTCATAGTGTATATAAAACTTGAAGCTAGACAACAAGTCTTTCATGTCAAATCCGGTGCTTTGGCTTCCTATCTCCATCATGCCATTGCATAAAGCTGGGCTTCTTAGAATAAAGTCATGAAACAAGTGACCGGTATCAGAAGCAGCTTCCAACTTTGCCAAGCACCAAACTCCAACCATCGAAGAATTAACAGAGAGGCTGTCAATGAGTCTTCACTCTCACCAAGGACACTGTGACTGGGTCCAACTGACCTATAATGCTTCTTACAAGCCTATAATGGAGGGAGACTGTGCCAAGAGCTGTCACTGCCGAGGGAGGAGGCTTTAGCCTGTGGGTTGCAGGTGTGACCTGGGAGAATGGTGCAGCAGTTACCAGGAACTGTGTATGATTGGCATGCGATGCGTAAAAAACCTCATTGATTTTTCTttgtctcatttaggaggtgatcCACGGAAGTTTAATTTTACGAGACGTAATAGAAGATTATGACatagataaatataaaataataactatGCATTCGTTACGTGCTCCAATCTTTAATAATCTATGATTTGAGTATATGATTAAAAAAGATATctctaataaatatatatattatcttaataaataaaattatttttttcataataaatttttcttTATGAGTGGAGGCCAAGCGGAGGCACGCCACAGTCATCATCAACCAATTGCTCGACACCTGTAGGACATGTGCGACCGATAGGTGCGGAGCAATTGGCTGACGACGCGTGCGACGTCGGCGCCACACAAGGTATGATCACTTCCGGGCACCGCACATCAAGGGCATCAACTTCGAGCTCCCGCACGTCATCTCCGACACAACCCCTGTCGGTTCGGCCTTGGTTGATCTCTTCGACCATATACACCAGCTAACTGAGAAGAACAGTTATTCTCCGGTAGATCACCGCTGACGATCATGTTTGGTTGCAGGAGTGCAGCACGTCAGGGGAGACATGTTTGAAGCTGTTCCCAGGGAGATGCCATTTTCCTCGAGCTGAGGACGGACTCTTCTGATCACTACAAGACTTATAATTTTGCCTGTTTCGGAAAGAAAACAGTACGTAGGAAACCTTCACCTGAGAAAAATATCATGACACCGACGAGATCTTATGATGAACACAAATCTTGAGAGCAACCTCTCATCACCGGGCGAAATCACTGATGACGCCCGACCAAAGAGGTAAATCCAACATGACCGATCCTTTGGAGTGCAGAGCGGTAAACCCAACGTGACCGACCATGGAATGCAGCAGCCCAATCAGCCATCCTATTGACCCACAAATCAATTTCAACTCTGTGAGATTGATGtggcttacaatttctctccttttgtaaCGTACCTATAATATTGCACAAAAATACATATGTCTTCATTCTGTACTATTAAAGTAAACACAAGTTActatacttaaaactctcttatcttttttagatatattaccaactattttaataaaaaaaatttgtattTGTATAACCAACTATtatgttaaaaatttaaaattattttttttttatcaacaacaCTAACtatatgataaaataaattttatcctctctttttttgtttttgtattgatcaattttgatatttcgATCACTACGCAAAATATTCTACCACTATTTTCCTTCTGGCTTCTGCATCGATCACACGGCTCTGCCAATAAATTAGGGACCACGTACAATCCCACTTCAATAACCTGTGATCTCGACTTATTACAGCAGTGCACCAACTTTGACAAATACTCGATGACTATAACACAACCCAAACAAATCCATGCTGATTGATTGATTGTGTCGAGGAGGAAATTGATTCTGACTCCGCATAAGACATTTTACTCATTCATCGAACCACTAGATTAATGGAGAAATCAATCCGGGATGTCAATTGTTTacattttgaatgatggttatagtGAGATTAGTCTGTGTTACTTGTCCTGTATTATTATTATGCAAACGCAGTGGATTCTTCACGATTGGGCTAATAAGCATTGTGTGACGTTCCTGAAGGATTATTGGTCGTCACGAGAAGCGACAGTTGACTTTAGGCACGCGTCACCACATTTGTAGAGTTCGTCAGTTGGCCACGATGATTTTGGAAGTGCAATTGATTTGGTCAACGCTCTGCTCAAATGCATTTCTACAAAGTATCTTATTCTTTGTTTCAAACCGTAGCAAACTTTATTCAGGCCGTCTTCCAATAACGAAGGACAGAACTCCGATCAGAGCACAACCACAGGACTTGTATAGGTACCGATCTATTTTGTGAACTCCATGAGCCAGACACACATGGATATATAGGTAGCCTTCAATCCTATGAACCCTGCTTCCTTTGCCAACGCCTCGAACTCTTTTCTCGTCCGTTCTTTCCCTCCAGTCTGGATCATCATGACCATGTCTAGGGTAAAAATACCCTGTGCGATCATGTTAGACTCCGGGATTACGGGGAGTATATATTCCACCACCATCACCTTTCCTTTCTCTGGCAGAACCTTCCAAcagtttcttaatatttttatgcaTTGCTCGTCAGTCCAGTCATGAAGGATCCACTGCAAAGTCATTTCGTCATGAAATCAGATATTAACGATAACAACGATAGTTGTCTTTTGACTGAGGGGAATCCTCAGCTCCAAGTAAGCAAAACGTCATTATCAAAAGTATTAACCTTAATGAAGATGGCGTCTCCTCCACTCGGAACTCTTTCAAACATGTCGCCACCGACATGCTCGACACCTGCAGCCATTGTATCCCAAGCATGTGAGCTAAATAATAGCCAATGGGTGGTACTGTAACAGTAGCGCGTGGGTTGTAAGCTTTCGACCTGGGTAGGGTGGTGCGTTGGAAATGACATGAGGGAGGTCGAAGTTGATGCCCTTGATGTGCGGATGCTTGGAGGTGATCTTGTGGATGGTGGcgccggtgccaccaccgacgtcGACGAGCACCTTGACGTCGTCGAAGCCGCGGTAGATCTCGACCAGCTTCTTCATGAAGATGGTAGAGTGGCCCCTCATTGCCTCGGCGAACAGCTTGTTGTACCGTGGATCGGCGCGTTGGCGCTCGAACAACGTCATCCGGTGGGCCTTCTCGAAGGGGACGCCGATCTCCAACACCGCTTCCTTCAAGGAGTAACTACGATCATTGCCGAAGCAGAACCAATCTTCAGACAACTATTAGTGCGAGAAGAAACGAGAAAGAGTAGTTGATGGCTTTCTGGATTACCAGCTCTCCATGTTGATCTTGTTGTGGTTCAACAAGCTCAAGGCTGCCAAGGAAACGCCGTCCTCGTTCTTGGTCAAGTATTTGCACACAGGCGCCGCGCCGTACTTGCACGAGGGATGGCCGTCGTGGCCGGTCTCGACAGAGCAACTGACGACTTCATAGGCGGCGAGCAGACGGAGGATCCGGTCCACCATGGCCACCGCCTCGGGGTTCTCGGTTGGCATCCGGGACACCACGTCGGTGGGGCTCAGCTTGGCGCTGGGGCCGGCCTGGACGATGATCTCTAGTAGCTCGAGCTCCATGGCCGCGTTGACTGTTATGGGGAGGATGGAACCCATCACCAGCTGCAGGGCGAACATGCTTGCCTTCTCGTCCTCCTCGGGTGTCAGCTGCGGCATGTCCTTGATGGATTCCATTCTCACCAAGAACTGATGATGGACCTGAACGTCGGATCAATTGGGAGAGGCTTTATCTTTGGGATGGGATTTATATGTGTCGAAACACTGACCTACTCCGTTAAAGTCGCACCACATGCTAGCAAACTATCGAAACAGTGGAAAAGTGGCGAAGAAAGAGCATGAAATTGACCTTCACTGCATTTAGTTTGGCATACATTTGACTATTCAAACTAGTATCCATATTGTATATTATATATGTGAAATTAGATCTCGAACAAGATTTAGTTGTGAAGACGATTCAGGCATTGGATATGCAATCATCTTGTAGACGAGTCTTTGGTCGACGCCTTCGCAGTGTGGGCACTATCAGATATGATAGCGGAGACCGATCTCCTTCACTCATGTGGGCCGGCGGGGGCGTACGTCCTCACGTCACTGGAAAATGCATGCCATTTAAAAATGTAGTCAACATCTGACTTGAGCTCGTTGGATAAATGCGTGACAGTCTGATCACCTTACGGTGAGTACTCTACCGGTCCTCTACAATAACGTGGCTGACGCCCACAAGATTTCTTTTGAAACTTTCTATCTAATTGGTTCCACTAGTAATCACCGGTCCGTGTTCTTTAAAGTGGGTAGACTCGTATAGTATTCTTCTTCCGAACTCGACGCCAAAAAGATGCACCAATAGTGAAGTCACTCTTGCTATTTATACGAATCGATCTTCAACCAACGTTAACATAGAATTTGTTAGAGTATATTATGACTGTCGGATTTGAAAATTAAATCATATCCAATTTGATTATGTTTCTAATATATCTTAAATGAAATCTTTCCCATATATATCCAATTTGATTACGATTATGTTTCTAATATATCTTAAATGGGCTAAGTCCCATGCCCAGGTGGTTAACAGCCATCGGGTCCACTATCTCGAATCGATTCGCTACCTTCAGCATTGCGATAAACACTACATACGCTAGTGTGTCGGAGTCCATGTGTGATGCGAAAGCCGACATGAGTAACAAATCCAAAAGTCGACGGGGGACAACATTATTACTCAAACCTATAAAATTATTAAGATTACCAcactataaagaaaatatttcattactaatatatttttttttaccatAAGTATTTAGatttatcattaaaaaataaatttgagaacAAGATTAtcattgaataattttttattaacaaACTATAATTTATCATTAAATCCTTAAAATTTGGATATTAGTGACCATATTATTACCGATGTAatcattaaactttttaatt
Protein-coding sequences here:
- the LOC103971925 gene encoding flavone O-methyltransferase 1; its protein translation is MPATNDVLQLTAEEEQEACVRALQLSCGAVLPMVLKVAIELGLLQIIVKSGPATPLSSEEIAAQLPSENPEAAAAWVDRILRLLAANKIVGCVVEAGADDRRSRKYRMAPICKYLTENEDGSLANLLLMHHDKVFLDLWHYLKGSVLDGGLPVMAAYGMSSFDYQGTDPRFNKIFNEAMRGHTAVNVNQLLRTYGGFDDLKVLVDVGGGVGATLGMITSRHPHIKGINLDLPHVISGAQPLPGVQHVIGDMFEAVPSGDAIFLKWILHDWTDEHCSKLLKNCWKALPEKGKVIVMECILPVVPEATPRDQYIYQLDICMSTYNIGGKERTEQEFQALAMDAGFSGFKALPMFAGTCIMEFTK
- the LOC135605396 gene encoding caffeic acid 3-O-methyltransferase-like; protein product: MESIKDMPQLTPEEDEKASMFALQLVMGSILPITVNAAMELELLEIIVQAGPSAKLSPTDVVSRMPTENPEAVAMVDRILRLLAAYEVVSCSVETGHDGHPSCKYGAAPVCKYLTKNEDGVSLAALSLLNHNKINMESCYSLKEAVLEIGVPFEKAHRMTLFERQRADPRYNKLFAEAMRGHSTIFMKKLVEIYRGFDDVKVLVDVGGGTGATIHKITSKHPHIKGINFDLPHVISNAPPYPGVEHVGGDMFERVPSGGDAIFIKWILHDWTDEQCIKILRNCWKVLPEKGKVMVVEYILPVIPESNMIAQGIFTLDMVMMIQTGGKERTRKEFEALAKEAGFIGLKATYISMCVWLMEFTK